The following proteins come from a genomic window of Citrobacter europaeus:
- a CDS encoding histidine utilization repressor translates to MLPSRSAPAPFYEKVKQEISEKIASGIWQPHDRIPSEAELVAQYGFSRMTINRALRELTDEGLLVRLQGVGTFVAEPKGQSALFEIRSIADEINARQHQHRCEVLTLERTQANAQQALVLNVKEGTSIFHSVMVHFENDLPVQIEDRCVNAEIVPEYLAQDYSQTTPHAYLSLIAPLTEGEHIVEAVRASAEECVLLNIKEHDPCLLIRRKTWSASSIVSHARLLFPGSRYRLQGRFMS, encoded by the coding sequence ATGCTCCCATCCCGTTCTGCTCCGGCTCCTTTTTACGAAAAGGTCAAACAGGAGATCAGCGAAAAAATTGCCAGTGGTATCTGGCAACCTCACGATCGCATTCCGTCTGAGGCTGAGCTGGTGGCGCAGTATGGTTTCAGCCGCATGACCATCAACCGTGCGCTGCGTGAGTTAACGGATGAAGGTCTACTGGTGCGTTTACAGGGCGTGGGGACGTTTGTCGCCGAACCAAAAGGCCAGTCCGCGCTGTTTGAAATCCGCAGCATCGCGGATGAAATCAACGCCCGTCAGCATCAGCACCGGTGCGAAGTGCTGACGCTGGAAAGAACCCAGGCAAACGCGCAGCAGGCTTTGGTGTTAAACGTCAAAGAAGGCACCTCCATTTTTCACTCTGTCATGGTGCACTTCGAGAACGATTTGCCAGTGCAGATTGAGGATCGCTGCGTGAATGCCGAAATTGTGCCGGAGTATCTGGCGCAGGATTACAGCCAGACCACGCCGCACGCTTACCTGTCGCTGATAGCCCCTTTAACGGAAGGTGAACATATTGTTGAAGCGGTGCGTGCCAGCGCCGAAGAATGTGTACTGCTGAATATCAAAGAACACGATCCCTGCCTGCTAATCCGTCGTAAAACCTGGTCTGCGTCATCCATTGTATCTCATGCCCGTTTGCTGTTCCCGGGTTCCCGCTATCGTCTGCAAGGGCGCTTCATGTCCTGA
- the hutU gene encoding urocanate hydratase, with protein sequence MSHSKYRQQDIRAPRGTALTAKSWLTEAPLRMLMNNLDPDVAENPHELVVYGGIGRAARDWECYDAIVNALTKLETDETLLVQSGKPVGVFKTHDNAPRVLIANSNLVPHWATWEHFNELDAKGLAMYGQMTAGSWIYIGSQGIVQGTYETFVEAGRQHYQGNLSGRWVLTAGLGGMGGAQPLAATLAGACSLNIECQQSRIDFRLRTRYVDEQATSLDDALARIDKYTREGKAVSIALCANAADVVPEMVKRGVRPDMVTDQTSAHDPLHGYLPSGWSWEEYQAKAVSDPQGTVQAAKRSMATHVEAMLAFSKMGVPTFDYGNNIRQMAKEMGVENAFDFPGFVPAYIRPLFCRGIGPFRWVALSGDPQDIYKTDAKVKEIVADDKHLHHWLDMARERINFQGLPARICWVGLEWRQKLGLAFNEMVRSGEVSAPIVIGRDHLDSGSVASPNRETEAMRDGSDAVSDWPLLNALLNTASGATWVSLHHGGGVGMGFSQHAGMVIVCDGTDEAAARIARVLHNDPATGVMRHADAGYDIAVECAVEEGLNLPMVAATQEKS encoded by the coding sequence ATGTCCCATAGCAAATATCGTCAGCAGGATATTCGTGCCCCACGTGGCACTGCCTTAACGGCCAAAAGCTGGCTGACCGAAGCGCCATTGCGCATGTTAATGAACAATCTCGATCCCGACGTGGCGGAAAATCCCCATGAGTTGGTGGTTTACGGCGGGATCGGTCGTGCGGCGCGGGACTGGGAGTGCTATGACGCCATCGTCAACGCGCTGACCAAACTGGAGACCGATGAGACCCTGCTGGTCCAGTCCGGTAAACCGGTTGGCGTGTTCAAAACTCATGACAATGCGCCGCGCGTGCTGATTGCTAACTCCAACCTGGTGCCGCATTGGGCTACCTGGGAACACTTCAACGAACTGGACGCCAAAGGGCTGGCGATGTACGGCCAGATGACCGCCGGAAGCTGGATCTACATCGGCAGCCAGGGCATCGTGCAGGGGACTTATGAAACCTTCGTTGAGGCCGGGCGTCAGCATTATCAGGGGAATCTGAGCGGACGCTGGGTACTGACCGCCGGACTGGGCGGTATGGGCGGGGCGCAGCCGTTAGCCGCTACGCTGGCAGGCGCTTGTTCGCTGAACATTGAATGCCAGCAAAGCCGAATCGATTTCCGTCTGCGTACCCGCTACGTGGACGAGCAGGCGACATCGCTTGACGACGCGCTGGCGCGTATCGACAAGTATACCCGTGAGGGTAAAGCGGTCTCTATTGCGCTGTGCGCTAACGCCGCCGACGTTGTACCGGAAATGGTGAAACGCGGTGTGCGCCCGGATATGGTCACCGACCAGACCAGCGCCCACGATCCGCTGCATGGTTATCTGCCGTCCGGCTGGAGCTGGGAAGAATACCAGGCGAAAGCGGTGTCCGATCCTCAGGGCACGGTACAGGCGGCGAAACGTTCAATGGCAACGCACGTCGAGGCGATGCTGGCTTTCAGCAAAATGGGCGTGCCGACGTTTGATTACGGCAACAACATTCGCCAGATGGCCAAAGAGATGGGCGTGGAAAACGCCTTTGATTTCCCTGGCTTCGTACCTGCTTATATTCGCCCCCTGTTCTGTCGCGGCATAGGGCCATTCCGTTGGGTGGCGCTGTCCGGCGATCCGCAGGATATTTATAAGACAGATGCCAAAGTGAAAGAGATCGTGGCTGATGATAAGCATCTTCATCACTGGCTGGATATGGCGCGTGAGCGGATTAACTTCCAGGGCTTACCGGCGCGTATCTGCTGGGTCGGCCTGGAGTGGCGTCAGAAACTGGGGCTGGCGTTTAATGAAATGGTGCGCAGTGGTGAAGTATCTGCGCCGATTGTTATTGGTCGCGATCATCTGGACTCCGGCTCTGTTGCCAGCCCGAACCGCGAAACCGAAGCTATGCGCGACGGGTCAGACGCCGTATCCGACTGGCCGCTGCTGAACGCGCTGCTTAACACCGCCAGCGGCGCGACCTGGGTATCGCTGCATCATGGCGGCGGGGTCGGCATGGGCTTCTCCCAGCATGCCGGGATGGTCATTGTTTGCGATGGCACCGATGAAGCAGCCGCGCGTATCGCCCGTGTATTGCATAACGATCCGGCCACTGGAGTAATGCGTCACGCTGACGCCGGGTATGATATTGCGGTTGAGTGCGCCGTCGAAGAAGGGCTGAATTTGCCGATGGTTGCTGCGACGCAGGAGAAAAGCTGA